The sequence ACAGTCAGTTCAGAAAAGCAAATATGGAAAAAATGCCAGAATTATCGGAACTGTTTTGGAAGGCAGGGGCGTAACAATGAAAACCAGGCTGCAGGGAAGCAGAACCATTGATGTGTTATATGGAGAGGGCCTGCCCAGAATCTGCTAGAGAAAATCGTGTTTTTGTATGTAATAATAGCCAAAAAACTGGATAAAATGTGGCATTTGCAGGATTATGTCATATATTTATTATAGTTAAGTATGAAAGGAAATGCTAATATGGCTATTAAAATATTTATTGATCAAGGTCATAATCCTAGCGGCTTTTTTAACAGTGGGGCGGAGGCCAATGGTTTAAGCGAGTCTGAAATTAATTTTCAGGTTGGAATTTATCTGCAAGATTTGCTGAACAGTGACCCAAGGTTTGAGGCGCGCGTATCAAGGCCGGAACCCAATACCGTATTAGGAACCAATAATACTACCAGTTTGGCGCAGAGAGTAGCTATGGCAAATGATTGGCCGGCCGATTATTTTATCAGCATACATTGTAATGTGAATCCGAATCCAGCAATTAATGGTACGGAAGTATATATTTATCAATACTATACCCAGTCTCAGTGGCTGGCAGAACATGTTATGGAAGGTATAAACCAGGTGGCAGGAACGGCAAATAACGGGATCAGGGAAAATCCGGCTCTGTATGTATTAAGAAACACAAACATGCCCTCTAACCTTGTTGAACTGGGGTATTTAAGTAACTTGTCGGATGCCGATAAGCTGCGTGATGATCAGTATGGATTTGCTTATGGCATTTTCTTAGGTCTTATGAGGTATTTTGGTTTTGCTTAAGGTTATTAAACAGGCTGCTGCGATATGCTCCCTTTGCGGTAATTGGATGAGGAATCCGTCTATTTGCTGCAAGGAGGGCATTTTTCCGATAAAAGGCATGCGACTCTTACCTGCGGTGGGTAAGAATAAATTCCCTCTTTATCATCAGCAGTTTTTTTGTCTGTTTTAAAATATAGAACAGGATTGCCCTGGCCTCAAATTCTTCCCGGTTGGAAGGAAGCTCATGGCTTTTTAAATCCTGAAACAAAAGGTCTAAATTATTTAAAAGACCTTCAGCCGTATTTTCCCTGTGATACCCCTGTTCAATTCCTTCAAAAAGCAGTGCCACCTGTTTTGCCTGTCTGGGCAGGCAGGTGATGCTTTTAATATTTTCATAGATTTCCTGAAGCACCATGCTTTGCTGCTGGCGCATCTGGATATAATCCACTTCATAAGAATCCTTTTTCCAAAGGGCATTGTTGTAATTATTAAGCGCGCATGTTCTTGCCAGGTCCAGGCTTTCCTTAAGCTGTATCAGACAATCCGGGTTATATCCGCTTTTATCTTCCTCCATCAGCCAGTGGGACATGCGGCTTAAGATCCCCTTTATCTGTGAATCCACATCGTCTGCCAGTTTCTGAAATACTTTTTCCTTTTTCCGTAGATGCATATTGACCAGAACCCCAACCGTAGTGCCGATCAGGAACAGGGCAATCTCATTTCCTATGAGAGGCGCAGACATGGACCGCTCGGACAGAAAATGAGTGATGAGGACAGAATCCATGGCAATTGCTTCCCCCCAGTCCGCATACAGGCAAAGCAGGGCGAATAATAAAAGGTACCAGGCAAATGCAAAAAGAGTGAAACCCAAAAGACGGAAGGAAGCGGCAGCGAGTATTAACGCGCACACAAAGGCCAGCGTCCGGTTTCTGGCGCTTTTAATGGTTTCTCTCTTTGTATTCTGGATGCTGAGCACCGTGATGATGCCGGCCGTAGCAGAATATTTTAAACCAAGCTCAGCCGCAATGGTAATTGCCAACACAGCGGCAGCGGCAATTTTTATGCTTTTAATGATCTTTTCCTTTTCCATGTGTATTACCTCGTAAAAAGCAGTTCGTATTACCAGTATACCATATTTTTAAAAACATCCCATCAGAAAGATTGCTATTTCCTTCACAAATTAGTATAATTCCTATATTGCAGTTTTCATGTAAAAATGTATTTCCTAAGGAGGAACCGTGTGGATAACAACGATATATTAATAAGATTGCGGTATGCGATGGATATTAAAGATTCTGATATGATTGAAATATTCAAACTGGGCGGAATCACAATTACAAAGGAAGGGGTCCGAAGACTTCTTGCAAAGCCTCAAGCCGATTTAATTGATTCCGAAGCGCAAAAGGCAATTGTTGATAAAAACAGGGACATCTGCAATGATTTTACGCTGGAGTCCTTTTTAAACGGTTACATTATTTTTAAACGGGGAAAGCAGGAATCAAAACCGGGAGAGCCGGAAAAACAACTGTTCATGGTGAAGGATCACCGATCAGTCAATAATGTCCTGCTAAAGAAAATTAAAATTGCCTTATCCCTTACCGGTGATGACATGCTAGATATTTTTAAGTCTGTAGGAATCAATCTGTCCAACGGTGAATTAAGTGCACTTTTGCGAAGGGAAGGGCAGCGCAATTATAAGGAATGCCAGGACCGGTATGTCAGAAATTTCTTAAAGGGCCTTGCAATCAGATACAGATAGCCGGCAGAAGATACTGGAGGGGGGGGCCTTGCTTATTATTTTTTTTGTGTTATAATGTAATTAGACGTTAAATCTGAGCGTTGCAGAAGATTTGATGTTTCATGAACAATCATATAATTGACATGTAAAGAACCGTCTTTTTAAGAAGGGCTTTTAGTATTGTGCCAATGGCATGGATATGAAAAGCCCTTCTTTTTTTTGAAAGGAGGAATATTATGCAGTTGGAAGGAATGGAAGTAAGTCATATGAAGTTCGGTGAAGGGAAGGTCATGGAGCTTGAGGAGAAATACATCACCATACTGTTCCCTCAGGGCGAAAAAAAGTTTTTGTATCCAAATTCCTTTAACAAATTTCTGACCCTCAAGGATAAGAAGGTGCAAACAGAAATGAACAATATGCTGAAGCTTATCATGGAGGAAGAAGAAAGCAGACGTGCGGAGGAGATTAGTGAGCAGGAACGTCTGGAGGAAATACAAAACTTGAAGATCCGTCCCGATTCCCAGGCGTCCTTTGGATTTGTAGAGAATAACAAGGAACGTGTTTTTTCTACGTGGTCAGTCTATGCAGGTTCCTATCAGAGCGGAGCCTCCAAAGGAAAGCCCAAGCTTCCGGTAAGGCTTAAACTGAATTCAGCCTGTCTCCTCACGGAATGCCCCAAGGGGGTGGCAGAAAAGAGGCGGCGTATCATAGGGGCCTTTATGCTGCAGGATAATTTTGAAAGCTCTGCTTGCAGAGATGGGATAATTCAAAGCCACGAAAAATTCAGGATTCAGCTGAATGATAAAGAAACTCTGTTCTACTGGGATTATTTTTCCGAAGGAGCGGAGATTTCAAAATGGGGAAATGTAGAACTTAAATATTTTTCCAATATGATCATGCAAAAGATTCTTTTTGATATGCAAAATGGTCTGACTGATGCGGAGCGTCGGAAAGATGCAGAAGAATTTTACCAGTACTTCTGCCTGGTAAACAAGTTAAAGCCTTTGAACCAGTAGAGAGATGGGGAAAGAAAAGGAGTGATGCGTATGGAATATGAGCGGAACAGAAGAAAAGAATATGAAAAACGGAGGCTGCATATGTTTTAGTATGCGGCTCATTGTCATAGGATCATGAGACACCGCCTCCGTTTTTTTAAATGGAGGCGATTTTTTATGAAGAAAAGAATATTGAATACAGCATTCGTCTGTCATAATTGCAAAAGAGAGGTGCAGCCTTTACAAAACGGCAGCTACAGAAACCATTGCCCCTTTTGCCTGTTTTCTCTCCATGTAGATGGTGAAGTCCCTGGTGACAGAAAAAACAGCTGCAAGGGGCTTATGGAACCGACAGGGATCCGATATCATACGAAAAAGGGATTTCAATTGATCCACCGGTGTACCAGGTGCGGGACATACAGGCACAATGTCATTTGTGAAGGTAATTGCCAGCCAGATAATAGAGAATTAATTCAGGAACTTATGTATCTGATTACATAGAACGGGAGAGGTGATTGATTCATTATATGTTATCACAGGTAAATATAGCCTCCATTGCATTCCGGCTTTTTCTGTCCATTATTTTATGTGGGGCAATCGGAATGGAAAGGGGTTTAAGAAACCGACCGGCAGGTTTTATGACTTACCTTCTGGTGGGGTGCGGCTCAGCCCTAATTATGATTACCAATCAATATATTGCAACAATCTATACCAATGTGGATCCTACACGAATGGCATCCCAGGTGGTGAGCGGAATTGGTTTTTTAGGAGCCGGAACCATTATCACCACCGCTAAAAACGAGATCAGGGGCCTGACAACTGCGGCAGGCCTCTGGGCGGCCGCAGCGGTTGGGCTGGCGGTTGGAATCGGTTTTTACGGCGGAGCCATTATAGGAAGTATTTTTATTATTTTTTCCCTGATGTATTTAAAAAAGATTGACCTTTATATAAAAACACATGCAAAAACCATGGAAATATATCTGGAATACAACGAAGAATTTTCCATGCAGAATCTATCTCTGTATACAGAACAATCCCAGTACGAAATTTTTGATATGGAAGCAGGTAAAATAAAGACCTTAAACGGGGAATTTGGCACCCTGACCTTTGATGTCAATTTCCGCCATAAGGTAAATCATGTAAAGATCATAGAAGAAATCAGGCAATTGCCTGGTATTCTTTATGTGAGAGAGGTGGCATAAGCGGGTTAAGAATCTTAGAACCGGACTGATACAATATCTTGCAAAATGGAAGGAATCTGTTATACTGTTTTCCATAGGAAAAACATGAAACCTATGGAAGATTTGTTATTACAGAGAGGAAGAATGACCGTGATAGGGACTATTGTAAATACAGCTGCGATTCTGACCGGCAGTTTAATCGGCACTTGTGTGAAAAAGGGGATCGAAGAGAAATATCAGGATGCATTATATAATGCCATGGGACTTTCCGCCTGCGGACTTGGCATTCATGCAGTCGTACAGAATATGCCAAAAAGCAGCTTTCCTGTGCTGTTTATCATCAGCCTTGCAGCAGGCAGCCTCTTTGGAGCCAGGTTAAATCTGGTGGAGAGGTTTGATCGGGTGGTAGCCCGTTTTTCAAAAGGAGATTTGGGGCAGGGGCTGTCTACGGCCATATTGCTGTTTTGTATCGGAACACTTTCAATTTTAGGTCCCATGGAGAGCGCTCTTCATGGAGACAATACTTATCTTTTTACAAATGCAACTTTGGACTTTGTTACCTCTATGGTTCTGGCATCCACCTATGGGATCGGGATAGCATTGTCCGCTGTGGTTCTGTTTTTGTGGCAGGGAAGCATTTATCTTTTTTCCGGCTGCCTTTCTGTTTTTTTAACTCCCGAATTATTAACTGAAATTTCACTTGTAGGCGGTTTTTTAATCTTTAGCTCCGGCCTTTCTATATTAAAAATCAAAGACTGTAAGGCGTTAAATATGCTTCCTTCATTGCTTGTGCCTGTCTTATGGTTTTTAATAAAAGCCATTCTCTGATGGAAAATGGCTCTAAGTCAGCCGAAAGGAAATTGTTGACAAGCCGGTAAAATAAGTGTATCTTATCGTTAATACAGACATACCTTTACACCCGGTAAAGATGGGCAATAGAGTGAGAAGGAGAAAAGAACGATGGAAAAGAGAATTTCGGGAAAAACAGGTTTGTTAGGTTTGATTGGTTCGCCGGTGGGACATTCCGGTTCACCGGCTATGTATAATTACTGCTTTGAGAAGCTTGGGCTGGATTACGCATATCTTGCCTTTGATATCAAGGTAGAAGAAGTTGAGAAGGCGATCGAAGCCATAAAAACATTCCGCATGAGGGGCTGTAACGTGACCATGCCCTGTAAAAATGAAGCTGTGAAATACATGGATGAGCTATCGCCCGCCGCCCGCATTATAGGCGCGGTCAATACCATAGTAAATGAAGATGGAAGGCTGACCGGACATATTACAGATGGCCAGGGTTTTGTAGATAATCTCCGGGATCACGGAGTAGAAATTGCTGGCAAGAAGATCATTGTCTGCGGCGGAGGCGGAGCGGCTGCTGCAATCCAGGTGCAGTGCGCCTTAGAGGGAGCAAGGGAAATTTCTGTTTTTAACATCAAGGATGCATTCTTTGAAAGAACCCTTCAGACTGCCGAAAAGATCAGGCAGGAAAAGCCGGAATGCGTAGTAAATGTATATGACATTGCGGATAATGAAAAGATGAGGGAAGAGATCGCTTCCAGTGATATTTTAGCGAATGCCACCATTGTTGGGATGAAGCCAATGGATCAGGAGAGCGTTGTAAAGGATGTGACCATGTTCCGCCCTGGCTTAGTCGTGGTTGATGCGGTTTACAATCCAAAGGAAACGAAGATGTTAAGAGAGGCAAAGGCTGCCGGCTGCACATGCATTGACGGACAGGGTATGCTTGTATGGCAGGGGGCTGAGGCTTTTAAACTCTATACAGGCCAGGAGATGCCTGTACAGGAAGTGAAGGAACTGTTTTTTAGTTAAAGAGTTAGTACCGTTTACAGCATGAGAAAAAGTAGAAGTATAAGAAAGGTTCAAAGAATCGGTTGCGGTTCTTTGGACCTTTTTTGCGAGGGGTATTGCTTATTATTTGTTTGTGCTATAATATAATCGGCCTTCAATTCAGACATTGAATGGTATAACGATCTAAGAAATATTAAATAAGAAAAGATGATGAAAATATAAAAATCGTAAAATTCTGTAATAAATAAAAACAGAAAAATGAAGATATTGCCAAAAACCTTAAGATGATTTATTTTTACGCCGGTCCATAAATGTTATACTTTTTATATAACGAAACGCCATAATTCCGCTGTTTTATAGAAAGTGCTTATGGGTTCAAAATGAACGGATATGGGCGTAAAAAAAATTAAGGGGGATCTTTTCTTATGCTTAAAAGCAGCAGGCTTTTCAAAAGAAAAGCGGCTGGCATGATGGCAGCAGTGATGATGATCGGCATCTTGCCCGTGAACATGATCGGATTTGCTGATGTACTGGAAATGTCGCCGGACAGCTATGAAGACTCGGATGAACACAAGGCGACAAGGTCCAATGCCAGCTATGCCACTGCATCCAATGCGCAGAAAACACAGGAACTGCAGGAAGAGGGAACTGTGTATTACGTGGATGCCAAAAACGGCAATGACAGTGGAGACGGAAAAACAGAAGAGACTGCGTGGAAGACCTTTGACAGGGTCAATTCCAAAACCTTTCTACCCGGTGACAAGATACTGCTAAAAGCAGACTGCATCTGGAATCAGGCGCTGAATCCCAAAGGCAGCGGCAGAGAGGGAGCGCCCATCATCATTGATACATATGGAGAAGGCAGCCGCCCTTTGATTAACGGCAATGGTACCTCCGGGCCTTCCATTACCGGCGCGGTGACGATTTACAACGAAGAGTACTGGGAAATTTATAACCTGGAAGTGACGAATCTGGAAGATACGGATAAGATGGGGGAAGCCATGGACAGCGGTACCAGTGAACGTGCCGGGATCCTGATCTATTCTTCCAATCAGAAAAAGATATACAAACACATTACTGTGAAGAATTGTTATGTACACGATGTCAACTCCAACTTCAAGGGCGGAAAAACATCCGGCGGAATTATCGTTATGGGCCATTACCTGGACAAAGACGGAAACAGGGTCACCATTGATGACAGCGGCAATCTGACCGCCAAAGCCATGGGGCGGGCAGCTTTTGAGGATGTGATCATTGAGGGGAATTATGTAAAGAATGTGGCGATTGAAGGAATCCGGAATAAATGCAATACGGATATATCCAGTTCCGGCTGGGGGAAAAACGAATTCCTTAAAAACTATTCCAATGTAACCATTCGTAATAATTATCTGGAAAATGTCGTAGGCGACGGCATCGTTCTGACAGAGACCAAAGGCGGACTGATCGAGGGAAATATGGTAAATTCCTCCTGCGGCTTTGACCGGGGTGCAGTAAACTACGCCCAGTGCTGGACCATGTTTGCTGATGATGTCACCGTACAGTACAATGAAGTTTACGGCAACCGGTATGGGTACGATGACGGCGAGGCCTTTGACTCCGATATGATGAATTTGGACAATATCTTCCAATACAATTTAAGCCATGACTGCGGCGGCGGTGTCATGCTGTTTATGTCGAGCCAGAAAAATACCATATTCCGCTATAATATAAGCATTAATGACGGTACAGGCACTTATCCCGGGGAAAACAGGATGCAGCAGCAGACCTTCCATTATGACAATACATCATCTGCAGGACCCGGCGTAGGCAAAATTTATAACAATACCATCGTTGTCTTTGGGGAAGATAAAAAAACCTCACTGTTTGGCGGAATGAGCAAAAGAACTTGTTTTGTGGATTTCAAAAACAATATCGTTCTAGCCAAAGATGGAGCAACCATAGACTTTGCAGTTTTAGCCCAGGGGTCCATCATCCATGAAGACAGCGTGATAGAAAACAACTGTTTTTACCCGGATACCATTGCAAACACCAGCGCTGGTTCTGTTTTGAATAAGGAGAGCCTGGAAGCCAAAGGAAATATATTTAAGGATCCCATGTTGATCGATTATAAGGCGGGAAAGGATTATTCCAAATTTAAGTATCCTTTGGAGGAGCTGGAAGACCTTATGGATTCTGATTTTACCAAAGACAGGATCCAGATGCTTGCAGAGCCGTATCAGCTGACGGAAGGGTCTCCCTGTATCCGCACCGGTCAGAGACTCGAAGGCATGCCTACCGAGGATATTATGGGCAATATCATTGCCGGACGTGTGGATATAGGCGCTCTGGAATATTCCAGTGAAGATGAGCTGGCAGAAGAAGTGGAGGAGGTTCATATTGTAACGACTCCCGGAGTTGTGCCGAAACTGCCGGCAGCCTTAAAGATCATTCTGGATGGTGAATCCTATGATTATCCGGTTAAGTGGGATGAACTGACAAAGGAAGACTGCATGCAGGCGGGAGTAATCGAACTTGCCGGAGTCCTTCCGGGATTATCCAATCAGGTTGTGGCTTCTATTATTGTGGCAGATGCACCGGAAAGTTTTGAGCCGGTTGATGTATCGACGTTTGCAGGAATCTACCCGGTACTCCCTGATAAGGTTACCGCAGAATTTACAGGCGGTTTGACCCTGGAGCTTGGGGTGACATGGGAAACGCTTACCCTGGAACAGTATTCCCACGAAGGTGAGATCACGGTAGAAGGGACTGTTTCGGGTCTGAAGGAAAGATGCAGGGCAAAGGTAACGGTCATCGGTGATCTGGGAGATGGAACAAGCGTAAAGGAAAAGGTGACTTCCAAGGATGCCTATACCCAGCAAAGCGACGGAAACAAAGCTTACGGAAGCTCCGACCCCAATGTTATTAAGGTCAAAACAGCCAATAACTCGCCTTCCTATACAAGAAATGGGCTGATCGGCTTTGATTTAAGTGATGAAGAGCAGATGCTAAGATCCGCCTCAAGCATTACCATAAAGCTGCAGATGACAAGACCGGTTTCGGATGCGGATTATAAAACCATTAACAATCATTTTTATCTCAAAGTTTATGAGGTGGATGACATTTGGAATGAAGGAACGGTGACGTGGAATTCCTCTCCCAATGCTTCTTTTAAGAACCTGGTGATCAAAGATAAAAAAATCGTGTATGCCAATATCCGGGATGCCCATGAGAATATTGTGGAACTGGATGTGACCGATTGGGTAAAGAATGCCTATGCGAAAAAAGGACAGACAAAGTTTTCCTTCCTTATGACAACCGATTATTTCGGTGAGTATGCTAACGGTGACAACGGCGGTATTGATTTCGCTTCCAAAGAGGCAAGCGGAAAGATGGCTCCTACCATGGTATTAAGCAATGTTTACGAAAGGTCGGTGGAAGCTGTTTCCGTATCAACACCGGCAGGGAAGAGTCCGGTTCTTCCGGAGACGGTATCAGTCAGTTACTCGAGCGGAGAACAGAAGAATGTGACCGTGGAATGGAACAGCATTGATTCTGCAAATTACCAGAGCGAGGGGAGCTTTGTGGTGTATGGGAAGGCAAATGGGGTAAAGCTTCCCATAAGGTGTACAGTTTATGTCATGGAGGCGATGCATAAAGTTGTCTTGGTCAGGGATATTGCTCCGATCATTCAGCTGGTTGGAACGCCATGGGAGGAACTGGGACTTCCGGGGACAGCAGCAGCACTGTTAGATAATGGGCAGGAAGCGGAAGTACCCATTGCATATTGGTTCCCCGATAATGCTTATGACCCGGAAAAGGTGTTCTCCTATACCTGCATCGGATATCTGGATCTTACCGGCCATGAGACAATTGAAAATCCGAATCAGAAGTTTGCCGCGGTAACCGTGAATATAATTGAACCGGAAGACAAGAATGCACTCCTTGTCCTTTATACCGAAGCGGCGGATCTTGTCAATCAAGGCGCATTGGATAAGCTGACCGATGGAGCTAAAAACCGCTTTATAAAGGCGTTCAACCAGGCTGCTTCCGTACTGATTAATGCAAAGGCAACTGAATCAGAAGTACATAAGGCATATGTCAATTTGATGGAGGCAATCTGGTATCTGGATTCGGAAGAGAATTTAAAACCTGATACTTCCGCCCTCCGGGATCTGGCGCTCATAGCGGAATCCAAGAACAAGAAGGATTATACCGAAGAGTCCTATGGGGTATTAAAGGATGCTCTTTCAGTAGCTAAGTCTGTTTTAAAGGATAAAACGCTTACAAAGAGCGACCAGGACCGGGTAGACCAGGCATACGACAATTTGAAAGAGGCTATAGAAGGCCTGGAGTTTAGCGGGAATTCGGGAACGGAAAACAGGATTATCACAGGGATTAATATTATCGCATTACCGAATCAAATTATATATAAAACAGGAGAGCGAATCAGCCATTTCGGCCTAAAGGTGGCCGCCATGTACAGTGATGGCTCATTAAAAGTCATAAACGGCTATGAGATATCAGATGTAAGCACTTCAGTGCCGGGGGTAAAGGATGTGATCATCACTTATCGTACAGCGGTCAATAATGCCATTAAAGTGTTCACAGATGTCTTCCAGATAACGGTGATAAAGGAGACTTCC is a genomic window of Lacrimispora sphenoides containing:
- a CDS encoding N-acetylmuramoyl-L-alanine amidase family protein; this translates as MAIKIFIDQGHNPSGFFNSGAEANGLSESEINFQVGIYLQDLLNSDPRFEARVSRPEPNTVLGTNNTTSLAQRVAMANDWPADYFISIHCNVNPNPAINGTEVYIYQYYTQSQWLAEHVMEGINQVAGTANNGIRENPALYVLRNTNMPSNLVELGYLSNLSDADKLRDDQYGFAYGIFLGLMRYFGFA
- a CDS encoding aromatic acid exporter family protein — protein: MEKEKIIKSIKIAAAAVLAITIAAELGLKYSATAGIITVLSIQNTKRETIKSARNRTLAFVCALILAAASFRLLGFTLFAFAWYLLLFALLCLYADWGEAIAMDSVLITHFLSERSMSAPLIGNEIALFLIGTTVGVLVNMHLRKKEKVFQKLADDVDSQIKGILSRMSHWLMEEDKSGYNPDCLIQLKESLDLARTCALNNYNNALWKKDSYEVDYIQMRQQQSMVLQEIYENIKSITCLPRQAKQVALLFEGIEQGYHRENTAEGLLNNLDLLFQDLKSHELPSNREEFEARAILFYILKQTKKLLMIKREFILTHRR
- a CDS encoding DUF1456 family protein, giving the protein MDNNDILIRLRYAMDIKDSDMIEIFKLGGITITKEGVRRLLAKPQADLIDSEAQKAIVDKNRDICNDFTLESFLNGYIIFKRGKQESKPGEPEKQLFMVKDHRSVNNVLLKKIKIALSLTGDDMLDIFKSVGINLSNGELSALLRREGQRNYKECQDRYVRNFLKGLAIRYR
- a CDS encoding RNHCP domain-containing protein, producing MKKRILNTAFVCHNCKREVQPLQNGSYRNHCPFCLFSLHVDGEVPGDRKNSCKGLMEPTGIRYHTKKGFQLIHRCTRCGTYRHNVICEGNCQPDNRELIQELMYLIT
- a CDS encoding MgtC/SapB family protein, which produces MIHYMLSQVNIASIAFRLFLSIILCGAIGMERGLRNRPAGFMTYLLVGCGSALIMITNQYIATIYTNVDPTRMASQVVSGIGFLGAGTIITTAKNEIRGLTTAAGLWAAAAVGLAVGIGFYGGAIIGSIFIIFSLMYLKKIDLYIKTHAKTMEIYLEYNEEFSMQNLSLYTEQSQYEIFDMEAGKIKTLNGEFGTLTFDVNFRHKVNHVKIIEEIRQLPGILYVREVA
- a CDS encoding DUF554 domain-containing protein; this translates as MEDLLLQRGRMTVIGTIVNTAAILTGSLIGTCVKKGIEEKYQDALYNAMGLSACGLGIHAVVQNMPKSSFPVLFIISLAAGSLFGARLNLVERFDRVVARFSKGDLGQGLSTAILLFCIGTLSILGPMESALHGDNTYLFTNATLDFVTSMVLASTYGIGIALSAVVLFLWQGSIYLFSGCLSVFLTPELLTEISLVGGFLIFSSGLSILKIKDCKALNMLPSLLVPVLWFLIKAIL
- a CDS encoding shikimate dehydrogenase, which encodes MEKRISGKTGLLGLIGSPVGHSGSPAMYNYCFEKLGLDYAYLAFDIKVEEVEKAIEAIKTFRMRGCNVTMPCKNEAVKYMDELSPAARIIGAVNTIVNEDGRLTGHITDGQGFVDNLRDHGVEIAGKKIIVCGGGGAAAAIQVQCALEGAREISVFNIKDAFFERTLQTAEKIRQEKPECVVNVYDIADNEKMREEIASSDILANATIVGMKPMDQESVVKDVTMFRPGLVVVDAVYNPKETKMLREAKAAGCTCIDGQGMLVWQGAEAFKLYTGQEMPVQEVKELFFS
- a CDS encoding Ig-like domain-containing protein, with protein sequence MLKSSRLFKRKAAGMMAAVMMIGILPVNMIGFADVLEMSPDSYEDSDEHKATRSNASYATASNAQKTQELQEEGTVYYVDAKNGNDSGDGKTEETAWKTFDRVNSKTFLPGDKILLKADCIWNQALNPKGSGREGAPIIIDTYGEGSRPLINGNGTSGPSITGAVTIYNEEYWEIYNLEVTNLEDTDKMGEAMDSGTSERAGILIYSSNQKKIYKHITVKNCYVHDVNSNFKGGKTSGGIIVMGHYLDKDGNRVTIDDSGNLTAKAMGRAAFEDVIIEGNYVKNVAIEGIRNKCNTDISSSGWGKNEFLKNYSNVTIRNNYLENVVGDGIVLTETKGGLIEGNMVNSSCGFDRGAVNYAQCWTMFADDVTVQYNEVYGNRYGYDDGEAFDSDMMNLDNIFQYNLSHDCGGGVMLFMSSQKNTIFRYNISINDGTGTYPGENRMQQQTFHYDNTSSAGPGVGKIYNNTIVVFGEDKKTSLFGGMSKRTCFVDFKNNIVLAKDGATIDFAVLAQGSIIHEDSVIENNCFYPDTIANTSAGSVLNKESLEAKGNIFKDPMLIDYKAGKDYSKFKYPLEELEDLMDSDFTKDRIQMLAEPYQLTEGSPCIRTGQRLEGMPTEDIMGNIIAGRVDIGALEYSSEDELAEEVEEVHIVTTPGVVPKLPAALKIILDGESYDYPVKWDELTKEDCMQAGVIELAGVLPGLSNQVVASIIVADAPESFEPVDVSTFAGIYPVLPDKVTAEFTGGLTLELGVTWETLTLEQYSHEGEITVEGTVSGLKERCRAKVTVIGDLGDGTSVKEKVTSKDAYTQQSDGNKAYGSSDPNVIKVKTANNSPSYTRNGLIGFDLSDEEQMLRSASSITIKLQMTRPVSDADYKTINNHFYLKVYEVDDIWNEGTVTWNSSPNASFKNLVIKDKKIVYANIRDAHENIVELDVTDWVKNAYAKKGQTKFSFLMTTDYFGEYANGDNGGIDFASKEASGKMAPTMVLSNVYERSVEAVSVSTPAGKSPVLPETVSVSYSSGEQKNVTVEWNSIDSANYQSEGSFVVYGKANGVKLPIRCTVYVMEAMHKVVLVRDIAPIIQLVGTPWEELGLPGTAAALLDNGQEAEVPIAYWFPDNAYDPEKVFSYTCIGYLDLTGHETIENPNQKFAAVTVNIIEPEDKNALLVLYTEAADLVNQGALDKLTDGAKNRFIKAFNQAASVLINAKATESEVHKAYVNLMEAIWYLDSEENLKPDTSALRDLALIAESKNKKDYTEESYGVLKDALSVAKSVLKDKTLTKSDQDRVDQAYDNLKEAIEGLEFSGNSGTENRIITGINIIALPNQIIYKTGERISHFGLKVAAMYSDGSLKVINGYEISDVSTSVPGVKDVIITYRTAVNNAIKVFTDVFQITVIKETSQGSGSGSSGGGTSSQRTGASISGQWHKVNETAWRFLKADKTYASNEWAKINGKWYQFDKEGMMQTGWIVDQGIWYKLSQNGSMESGWVKEESDGYWYYLDESGAMRTGWILINGIWYYFNPATQGETGWHKTEDGKWGHQTGESGSRPMGALSTNTTTADGYRVDDNGAWVQ